One genomic region from Arthrobacter pigmenti encodes:
- a CDS encoding CapA family protein, which yields MRTNLCTTGVTSPANTASSSTPDLSWKFTIEEDVVAVRWRTAGMSGLGIVVALACSGCMGVGEGRTTEGTQQTTTTTAPQPSASTEPEPSAEPTPEPTPGKGPDCPTDRCFTLMASGDLLVHPQLWDQAAVDAQRTGNGTLDFEPLLAGQRPYIENSDLAVCHMETPVATPDGPFSGYPQFNVPPQILDAATAAGYQACTTASNHTIDAGTEGLVRTLDTLDRLGLEHTGSYRTEQDAQELMILDAPAAKVAVIEATYGLNGLIPEFDWQVDMLDAPTMIAKAERARQEGADVVIAAIHAGDEYASLPNQQQIDLAHALADSGAVDFIYGHHTHSVLPIEYYNDTWIVYGLGNGVTELSPVYDVNNEGLTVRAQFAEEDGEWTVSDLAWVPSVIVRDPYRWCSLAPDQEPGSCSTVEHEEAVKARTLATVETYGASEDGAHQWSVSEED from the coding sequence ATGAGAACCAACCTTTGCACAACGGGCGTCACCTCTCCAGCGAATACCGCTTCTTCGAGTACCCCCGACCTATCATGGAAGTTCACGATCGAGGAGGACGTAGTGGCTGTTCGCTGGCGAACCGCAGGGATGTCGGGGTTGGGAATCGTAGTGGCGCTGGCATGCTCGGGTTGCATGGGGGTGGGCGAGGGGCGCACCACCGAGGGAACACAGCAAACGACGACGACGACGGCGCCGCAGCCTTCCGCCAGCACCGAACCCGAGCCGTCTGCCGAGCCAACCCCCGAACCGACCCCGGGCAAAGGCCCCGACTGTCCCACTGACCGGTGTTTCACGCTCATGGCCTCCGGTGACCTTCTGGTTCATCCCCAGCTCTGGGACCAGGCGGCGGTCGACGCCCAGAGAACCGGAAACGGAACCCTCGACTTCGAGCCCCTGCTGGCGGGCCAGCGTCCCTATATCGAGAACAGCGACCTCGCGGTGTGCCACATGGAAACCCCTGTTGCCACCCCGGATGGGCCGTTCAGCGGCTACCCCCAGTTCAACGTGCCGCCCCAGATCCTGGATGCGGCCACGGCAGCTGGCTACCAGGCCTGCACCACTGCCAGCAACCACACGATCGACGCCGGAACCGAGGGGCTCGTGCGAACACTCGACACGCTCGACCGCCTGGGCCTTGAGCACACGGGTTCCTACCGTACTGAGCAGGACGCGCAGGAGCTGATGATCCTTGATGCTCCCGCAGCGAAGGTGGCGGTCATCGAAGCGACCTATGGACTGAACGGGCTCATCCCGGAGTTTGACTGGCAGGTGGACATGCTGGACGCCCCGACGATGATCGCCAAGGCGGAACGCGCTCGACAGGAGGGCGCCGACGTCGTTATCGCGGCAATTCACGCCGGGGATGAGTACGCGTCGCTGCCCAACCAGCAGCAAATTGACTTGGCTCACGCGCTCGCGGACAGCGGGGCAGTTGATTTCATCTACGGGCACCACACCCACTCCGTGCTGCCGATCGAGTACTACAACGACACCTGGATCGTCTATGGACTCGGGAACGGGGTCACGGAACTCTCTCCTGTGTACGACGTCAACAACGAGGGCCTTACCGTGCGCGCGCAGTTTGCGGAGGAGGATGGCGAGTGGACAGTCAGCGACCTCGCGTGGGTGCCTTCGGTGATCGTCCGGGATCCCTACCGCTGGTGCTCGCTCGCCCCCGACCAGGAGCCGGGCTCCTGCTCAACGGTGGAGCACGAGGAGGCCGTCAAGGCACGCACCCTGGCGACGGTTGAAACGTATGGCGCGTCCGAGGACGGCGCGCACCAGTGGTCGGTGTCCGAGGAGGACTGA
- a CDS encoding M3 family metallopeptidase encodes MSNPFSTTSTLPYQLPPFAQIREEHFLPAFEAGFSEHLAELDSIAGNTEPPTFENTIVALERAGQALRRVALVFYNNSSSHSTEGIQAIEQEIAPKMAAHEDNIYLNGSLFERVNAVPVEGLDAESARLVQEYRQHFVRAGAQLEPAAQQRLRELNGELSRLSTDFSQRLLREMNDSAVLVTDPAELDGLTDDDLEAAGNAAKAAGHPDGYLLTLILPTAQPALETITNRETRQRLYEASVNRGFRDNDNNTTGVAARMAALRAERAALLGFENHAALATDDQTAPSLDAIHQMLDRLAKPAVLNARAEAQELEAAAGHPIEAWDWAFYSEKVRTERFDVDLAALRPYFELERVLKDGVFFAANKLYGLTFHERDDLQGYHPDVRVWEVREEDGTELGLFLGDYYTRDTKNGGAWMNSFVEQARLTGTRAVVVNNLNVSKPPAGEPTLLTYDQMRTTFHEFGHALHGLFSDVTYPLFSGTSVPRDFVEYPSQVNEMWILWPEVVNNYARHYRTGEPLPAETIDKLLAAQQWGEGFATTEYLGAALLDLAWHELTPGATVEDPLAFEQQALREAGVDYTPVPPRYRTGYFKHIFGGGYSAAYYAYIWSEVLDADTVEWFKEAGGLTRANGEHFRKELLSRGYSVDPLEAFRTFRGRAASIEPLLERRGLAEQA; translated from the coding sequence ATGAGCAACCCTTTTTCGACCACGAGTACACTGCCGTACCAGCTGCCGCCTTTCGCACAGATCCGCGAGGAACATTTCCTGCCCGCCTTCGAGGCCGGATTCAGCGAGCATCTCGCTGAATTGGATTCAATTGCCGGCAACACCGAGCCTCCGACGTTCGAAAACACGATCGTCGCCCTTGAGCGCGCCGGGCAGGCGCTTCGCAGGGTGGCGCTGGTGTTCTACAACAACTCCTCGTCCCACTCGACGGAGGGCATTCAGGCGATCGAGCAGGAGATCGCGCCGAAAATGGCTGCCCACGAAGACAACATCTACCTCAACGGATCGCTGTTCGAACGGGTCAACGCAGTGCCGGTGGAAGGCCTTGACGCAGAATCGGCCCGGTTGGTCCAGGAGTACCGGCAGCACTTCGTCCGTGCCGGTGCACAGCTCGAGCCTGCGGCCCAGCAACGCCTGCGGGAGCTGAACGGTGAACTCTCGCGCCTGAGCACTGACTTCTCGCAGCGCCTCCTCAGGGAGATGAACGATTCCGCTGTGCTGGTCACGGATCCCGCTGAGCTGGACGGGCTAACCGATGACGACCTGGAAGCGGCGGGCAATGCCGCAAAGGCTGCCGGACACCCCGACGGGTATCTGCTGACCCTGATCCTTCCCACCGCCCAGCCGGCGCTGGAGACAATTACCAATCGCGAGACCCGTCAGCGTCTGTACGAAGCATCGGTCAACAGGGGATTCCGGGACAACGACAACAACACCACCGGGGTAGCCGCCCGCATGGCCGCACTGCGGGCCGAACGCGCGGCACTGCTCGGCTTCGAGAACCACGCCGCGCTGGCAACGGATGATCAGACGGCGCCGTCGCTGGATGCCATTCACCAGATGCTCGACCGGCTCGCGAAGCCGGCCGTACTGAATGCCCGCGCCGAGGCGCAGGAACTCGAGGCGGCGGCCGGTCACCCGATCGAAGCGTGGGACTGGGCGTTCTACTCGGAGAAGGTCCGAACCGAACGGTTCGATGTTGACCTCGCTGCCCTCCGCCCCTACTTCGAATTGGAGCGCGTACTCAAGGACGGTGTCTTCTTCGCAGCCAACAAACTGTACGGACTCACCTTCCATGAGCGGGATGATCTTCAGGGTTACCACCCGGATGTGAGGGTCTGGGAGGTTCGTGAGGAAGACGGCACCGAGCTTGGTTTGTTCCTGGGCGACTACTACACCCGTGACACCAAGAACGGCGGCGCCTGGATGAACTCCTTCGTGGAGCAGGCCCGGCTCACCGGAACGCGCGCCGTCGTCGTGAACAACCTGAACGTGTCCAAGCCGCCGGCAGGGGAACCGACGCTCCTGACCTACGACCAGATGCGCACCACCTTCCACGAGTTCGGCCACGCCCTGCACGGCCTGTTCTCAGACGTCACCTACCCGTTGTTCTCGGGGACATCGGTGCCGCGTGACTTCGTCGAATATCCCTCGCAGGTCAACGAGATGTGGATCCTGTGGCCGGAGGTGGTGAACAACTACGCGCGCCACTACCGGACCGGAGAACCGCTCCCTGCGGAAACAATCGACAAGCTTCTGGCCGCCCAGCAGTGGGGCGAGGGGTTCGCAACCACTGAGTACCTTGGGGCAGCGCTGCTCGACCTCGCCTGGCACGAACTGACGCCGGGGGCCACGGTGGAGGATCCGCTCGCCTTCGAGCAGCAGGCGTTGCGGGAGGCTGGTGTGGACTACACGCCAGTGCCGCCGCGCTACCGTACCGGATACTTCAAGCACATCTTCGGCGGCGGATACTCGGCCGCGTACTACGCCTACATCTGGAGTGAAGTGCTGGACGCGGACACCGTCGAGTGGTTCAAGGAAGCCGGCGGCCTGACCCGGGCAAACGGAGAACACTTCCGCAAGGAGCTGCTCTCACGCGGATACAGTGTTGATCCGCTCGAAGCGTTCAGGACCTTCCGCGGACGCGCTGCGAGCATTGAGCCCCTTCTTGAGCGCAGGGGCCTGGCCGAACAGGCATGA